The Sorghum bicolor cultivar BTx623 chromosome 6, Sorghum_bicolor_NCBIv3, whole genome shotgun sequence genome contains the following window.
GATGTGCACTAGTAAAACCAAGACTTGTGCTGACAAGTGAGCTCGAGATCTCTGCAACAAACAAGTCGCTCAAAGCTTTGTGTAGAAGTGATGAACCTACTGACTGTGATCTTCAGAGGCTAATTAACCGCTCTGATGAATGCAGGTACGCCATGGAGAGCGCACAGCTGGCGTGTGACGTGGCGTACGCGGGCGTCAAGCAAGGCTCTGTCTTGGGAGGTAGGCTCTGAACTGAACACCAGTTGGGATCAAATGGTTTTGTAAGCTTAATTATAGAAGAAATGTGATGTGATGTCATCCTGATCCGGTTCAAACTGCTGCAAATATATGCAGATGAATACTTCTTCTCTGCGCTGCCGGTTGTTCGGAAGAGAATAGCGCAAGGAGGGGTCAGGCTCGCTGCAATCCTCAACAGGATCTTCAGTGagagcggcagcagcagcaggctgcAGAGCAGTTGATCCACCAGGACAGGACAGGATTAGTTATTGACAATAAGAAGTGCATGGAACGAGTTGTTTCTTGCTTGCCTGTAACTTTAGACGTAATCAGAATAAGATTCTCTTGTCTGAAAGTGTGACTAGGATTTCCGATTATTTATCTTCTTCATTCCAGACAAAAGTGACGTGTATTGTTCGTTtagctgataagccatgacagaaagtactTTGGCGTTTGCATGCACGACCAGCAGCGTGTTCGAATTTGTGTATTTATCCTGCAGTCCTGCTGATCCATCCGAACAAACCCCACCGCAAATAAGGGTTTGAAGCAAACACGCCCTGAACCTTGGCTGaactcaatatccaaacttCCCCCTCTCCTCAGcttaaataaattatatatgtatattggATCATGGCACAGTAATCCGTTTCCTGAACAGGAGCACTGGGACTGCTCCTGAACCCTGAGGTCCTTCCATTGGTTGATTCAGCGCAAGTGCTTGCAACAGATTGAGCAAGCTGACACTTCTAGCAAAAAGTCATCAGTGGTGCGTGATACACTCTCTCCTCAGAATTCTTGGCAACTCTGATTTCCGATGCACAGCTGCAATCAAGATGACTTCTGCAAAGCAACTCAGTATTGTGTCCACGACCGCgagttaaaaagaaaataaagaaaaaaggaaAGGGACAACAGTGAAACCTTTTCTTATCTATGTTACAGAGGAAATGATGGTCTATAATTCTCAACATTTAAGTTCTCTAACACCCAACTGGAACTGCTAAAATCACAACTCCAAAAATAACAGTCGATACAAGTGAAAATGAATGCAACCtcctttcaaataaattcatggACAAGAAGATCGGGACAAGCAACAAGGCCGAGGTTCATTCTTCTACCATACATCAGTGAAAGTGCGGAGATCACTGTGGGCTGTAAAGTTCCAGCACTGCTCTATGAAGACCCAAGTTGAGGATGCTGACAAGGTGATTTTCTACAAAAGCTTCAGACCGCCAGTAACGTCATCAACCATATCAGCTGGCCCTGCCCATTGAAACGGTAGGATCAGCAACAGAACAAGAATACACTGAATACCATGGGAATGTGAGTTCAATGCAACTTACCCAGAATAGCCATGACTGTCCTTGAATCTACATAAAGTTTAGACAAAAGGAAAAATTCAAATCAACAGAAAACCAAAATAAGAAAGAGAATGTTACAATCCAAAACTCGAAAAACTCACTTGGAGCAATCTGTGTTCTTCCAGCGTCTATGGTTATGTGAGTTGGCAGATTCAAAGACTTTGCTCTCCCCTGCATCAATTAGGTAAATTTAGACAAGCCAGCAAGAAACATAAGtgtcatgttttttttttaaaaaaagaagacaAGTTCTACTTTTTACCAAAAAGCGTGGGGGAGTTCCCACAAAAGCAATCGGCCAAATCCTCGTCATGTTTCAGGGAATTCACagcaagtttttattttttgtcttcaaaaaaaattggagcAAAAGGTTTCTCTAAAAGACAATAAATGATTACACCATGCAAGTATCAAATGTCCCATTTTAGATAATGAAGGCTGCAATTCACGTTACAGAACTCTTCCAGAATGAAATATTATTTTCTGTTCAAGGTCATTTCATCatgtttggatctcagaaaagaAGATTCGAGACAGTCAACATGCAAGAATGAAGAATATTTACTTGTAAAACAAGCATATCCTCCTCGCTTTCTACTTTCACAACCACTTTAACTTGCCCACACCGCTCCCACCTGCAAAAGATGAAAAATAGAGAGCAAAGGAAATTTGGCAAATGTTTTCTTAATGGAATATGAAGTCGAACATTTGGATGAAGCTTATTGTTTTGAAATAATACCTTCTTAGTGATTTCGGAGCTCTCTGTTGGAGTTTTTTGAATAGCCCAAGAGTTGCATGGctaaaaaaacagaaaaaaggGATGCCAAAATTTCAATCGATACTgatatttcaaaaaaaaacgtATGCAAGTATGATAACTCATTCACTGCTGAAGGAAAAACTGAAGTGCTAGAGGCAAAGATCAGCATCATTTTCTTAGCCTGGTAATTTAATTCATTAAAGCTAAAATGTCTACATGTTTCATGGCCAAAGTAAATGCAACATCATATATGTCCTAAGACTTAGTTAAAGGCAGACAGCTTTCGCGAGGATAATATGGTTGACAACACTGATAAATAAATCACAGATATTAACAGTACATTTGCTATGGCAACTGGTGTTGCATGGCTGTCTTGCCAAAGATTGCTGACAAAAAATTATATTGGTTCATTCATGTATTGTGGAAGGCATAAAAACTCTGGAAGCACCGTAAGTCCTACTAtgtgaagcaaacaagataaaaGGTAGCACTGATTTTGCCATCCAAACATAGTTGATAAAATTGAATTGGATAGGAGAGGCAGATGGTATGGCTATTATCTCAAACACTGTGATGTTTCAGCCAAACAAGCTATAGAATCTGAGAATCATATATGGCCTGCATGAGTCAGCCAACCTATCTAGGAGACTAGGAATACAACTCAATAATCCCCATCTCTTCATCTATCTCCTGACCTTGTAGAATGAATAAATCTAGACAATATTATGCACTTCTGTGGATTATAGTACACCCTAAATAAACCAAACGGCAGGAACATAATGCTACAATTTAATTCAAAACAATGAGTAACTGCCAGCATGGAAAGAACAAAGGGACTAGCACCACATATCAAACAAAAACGATCAATTTTTTGGTGTACTAATTTTTACTTCTGCACTGATGACAGCAGTGTCTGTACAAATTCTTAGGTTTGGTCATTATTTATTAATGCAGTGTTCCGTTCATTTGAAGTCCATCAAAGCACATCATAAGCCTAACATCACCTTGTTAAACAGATATGGATCCTAAAATCTCCTGTGCTAAAGATGAGACAGGCATTCTTTGCTTCAAAGGCATAGCCATtaatttaattttttaaaaaaaacgacATGGTATACAAAATAGCCAAACATTCAGAGTAACTAGTGAGGTATGTTCATTTCTATCAGTATATACTCATCCTGAATCATGGTTTAGTGAAGCGAAGAAGGTCTCACCTGCATTGTGCGGCAATCTTCCCTTTACCCATCTTCAGATCATTCCTCACGACCAGCACCTAGAACCAAAGAAACAACAAACACAACTGAGCATCGCTTCATTCCATCCCTGCCCCAAAACACAATCTAACACACCAAACTGTTAGATGTCTGAACTAAATCTGCAGTACCATTTTGAAATCTTCTATTATCTCAGCAAGGTTCTCGATCTCCAGGGGGCTGGCGGCGGCCTGAGACTGGGACCTCTCCGTCTCCCTGGCCGAGTCGGACTTGGTCACCACGTTCCGTGCCCAGTAGAGCAGCCGGAGCCCGGTCCTCTTCTGCCCGCCGCCCGCCCGCTTCGCGGCGCGGCTGCGGCCGGAGTTttcgtcatcatcatcttcttccgAGTCATCCTCGGAATCGTCATCGGAGGGGCCCCCAGAACCTGGGGCGGCGGCGTGGCGCGGGAGGCGTGTGAGGGCGAGAAGGTAGCCCAGCGCGAAGCAGCCGGCGGCCCCGGCGACGGCGGTGGCGGCTGCGGGGAGCGCGGCGGCCGTGGGGAGCGAGAACACGGAGGCCGACGCGCCCATCGGGATCGCCGTCGCCGGTCACCGGCGGCGGCAGTTAGGGTGATAGGGTCTGTGCGTCTCACGATACCGTGGGTTTTTGGGACTGGTGTGTCAGGGGGACAAGAGACTCTGACCTGCGGGTCCACTTAATCAGCCAGCTATGGGCGGCTATTTTGCTCAAAAGAGTCAAAACCGACAGCGAAAGGTCAGGCTCGGCTCGGTACAGCCCCCCACTCAAAAAACGCCTTTCTTCTCCCGGTCCGCTCGTGCGCTCTTTCGCTCGGCGACGATTGGACGAGGAcgaccgccaccgccgccgcccccaGGTCCTCGCCGGgcccttcgccggcgacgagcatccaCCAGGTACGCCCGCCCCTTCTCGTCCCTGGCTGCTGTGCGAAACCGAGCACCCAGACCCTAACTTCAGCTATTTGGCTATTTGTATTCGGATTCGGATCTGATTCTAATCGTTGACTCACGAGTGTACTTGTTGCCTCGTTATTCAGCGCTAAGAATGATCGCTGGCTTATACGAGTATATTACAACGCAATATACCTAATGTAGTCACTTCATCTAAAGCGagctctgtttttttttcctctctgCGTGCATCCAGTGATCCAGTGCAAATGATGTGCTTGCATTTGGTTGGAGATTCTCACATTTGTGCTGCGTCCATTTTGATTTGGACAATATGTCTACTGCTTAGGTCTTGGTTTCACATAACATTCGTGAAAACTTGAGCCAAAGCAAAGAATTCTGTTTTGCAATTTATCATCTTCCTCGAAATGGCTAATGTGTACAATACTGCAATTAGATTTTCTTAAACTGGGTCTATAGGATATATGGCTTCAGTTACACCGTGATCGATCATTGGAGCAATTAAATTGCAAGAAGGTGAAAATTATCCAAGAATATGGGTTTAACGTTTCAGTGTCATACATCCAAAAACAACACTGACAGCACAATGTTTCTGAAACTCTCGACCAAAACCTGAATTCCTATTAGGAATGCAGGAGCTTTTTAGGAAATAATTTGATACAATATGACTAAAACAAAATCCCTGTGCTCCAAATGAATTCTTAAGTTttgaagttcttttttttttggtatttTGGTCAATTTGTGCCTCATGTGCAATCTGAAAGGCTGGAACACACCGTGAGATGTGACTGCTGCTGGCTTTCTTGTTTTTCTCAGGCTCAGAAACATCGCTGACATCCACCTGCACCACAGTAGTTCAGTAGAGTAGCCGTCGGAACCCACACACCCGCGATGGCAACTGCTCCTGCAACATCCTCCGTGGCTACGAACTCCCCCTGCCTGCGGCTGCCTAGCATGCCCCTGAGGCGTGCACCTGGCGCCATCTCGTTCCCTTCTCGCCGTACGCTTCTATTCTTGCCTCAATTCCTTAACCATCAATGTCCTACTTGTCttgatttcttcctcttgttttTGCTTCGTGCAGCATGGCCAGCCACACTGACCTCATGCACTGGATTGTCGCGGCGCTCAGACGTGGTCGCCGCCGCAGGGCACCAGAAGTTGATGGGATCTTTGACCAACAACGAGGGGCTCAGGTTTGGGGTGGTGAGTTGAGCATTACTTAATTGAGAAACACCTATTCCTTTCCTATATAATTGATGGGATCTTAGTGAACAAAAACCATAGGCTACTGATATGCTTTTCTTTGAAAAAACAGTCGTTTTCCTGCACTTTGACACCTTTTACCAGTGAATTGCACAATCCAATGACTGTATGGTTCCTTATTTAATTGTAGGTTGTGGCACGGTTCAACGAGGTCGTGACAAATTTGTTACTGCAGGGTGCTCTAGAAACTTTCGAGCGATACTCTGTTAAAGCAGAAAATATAACAGTATGCATCTTCTCTCTTCTGTTTGGTTGAAGTTGTTCAGCGTCACACTAATGTGTTAAGGAATTTCTTTCAAGTAATGTTGATCTTATTGTTTTATCACAAATTTGAAAAACTGCCAGTCTTATACTTGTATACTTATGCTCCATTCCTGATGATTTTTTCGTTAAGGACCCATGAACCACACAAAGAACTATCTTTGGATGGCTAATGTACCTGATGGGGTTGAGTTTTAAACTTTTAAAGCCTTGTCCTTTGTTTATTTAATTGTGCATAATAAATGTTCTGGAATAATAGTCAATGTAGTTTGTCAGAGCCAATAAATATCTTTAGTTATTTCCTTACTACCAATATCAATGTTTATTGCCACTGTGATAATTTGACTGATAGATAGCTAGTTCATTTCATGATTTTGTTTCTGAATTATTCTTATGTAAATTTGATGAATGCCATGTATCATTGTATGTTTAATGTTAGATAATCACTAGTGTTAAATACCTTGAATTACAGAATTATTAAACAAAATAGTCTTAAAATCTGTAGCGTAATATGCACTTAAATAGGAAAGCTTATACCATACAAAATTCTTTGTTACAAAAAGGCACACAGAAAACTGCACCATGTAGAATTTTACTCTTCATCTGCAAACATGACTTCAGAGTTCAGACAACGTCAGTGATGAACTACACAGTTGTATACACTTCTAAAATGTTTCAGAAACATTTAGAAACCGCAATTTTACTCGGATTCAAATTATTCTTTAGGTTGTTAGTGTTCCTGGAAGCTTTGAAGTTCCTATAACGGCACAAAAGCTTggcaaatctggaaaatttgatGCAATTCTGTGCATTGGAGCTGTGGTGAGTTGATTACTTGATTAGTTTCACATCGTTTCCATATTACACATTTGAATTTTTATCGCTTTCTACGTTTCATTTGATGTTCATTTTGCATGTTGAGTAAGTAGTATTGAATATTGACCCTTTAAGGGCTATTATTTTCCTAATACTGTAACAATTTTGATGTATCCTCTCACATTTTAGATTATATGCATCCCCATGAATTGTGCACGAGGAATTATAAAGAAGTTTAGTAGATCTGTGCTTTTGTAAACTACCCTCTGAACATTTTTTGGAGCTGATCCTTCTTTAATTTTACATTGAGCTATGAAATGTTACATCCACCTGTTAATTAGAACTGAGGGGAAAAAACAAGGAACTCTAGAAGCTATTTACTGTTTCAATATGTACTTGTGAAACTATCTTTGATAGTGCATGGCTTCTGGGGACATCTCGTTCTCAACATGTCCTGCCCATGTGAAGACTGTAACCTCTGTGAATGGTTGCATCAAATATTGTCTACCTAATTGTATTATTATTTGGCCCTTTTATTCACACGTATCATGATGGTCGTGTGATAATATCAAATTGAACCTATGCTTTGAGCTCATTGATAGTATTTAGCCGTAGCTGGTTTGTTTTAATTTTGGAGGTGCTCCTAAAAAACCGTTTGCAGATTAGAGGTGACACAACCCACTATGATGCTGTTGCAAACTCAGCTGCATCAGGTGTACTCAATGCTGGATTATCTGCTGGTATGTTGTTTTCAGTTCTTTCCCTTGTGTCATGCTGTAGAGAGGTTCCTTTCTTATCTGGGATAGTTCTAAGTATATTCCTTTTCTTCTAGCTTTTGAGTGTTAAAAAGGCTGGCTAGCATGTTGAAATATTGAGCTGTTAAACATATTCCATCAGCTAGTGAAACTTTTTTATATGTTTAATTGTTGTTTCTCAGCGAATATGCATATATAAgtataacaacaacaacaacaacaacaaaaagagTCCCAAGCAAGTTGGGGTAGGCTAAAATTTTGTATATCAAGTgactcaaggcaagtacatcttTTAGAAATCTACAAGAGTTAATGTGAGCAACTTGTATAGGGCTGGAAGGGTTTGGTTATATGGTTATATGAGATAGCGGTATAGTTGGTTGCTATAaaagtacttagcaagtgataGGATTTTGGATCCTACTGGGGATTCGTCGGAGGTTGTAGGGGTGAGGGATCGGAGGTCGTGGCCTGTACCCGCAACCGCGGTGGACAGGCGCCGTGGGGGCTGGTCGTGATGAAGGAAGAGAGGAGAGGCGGCTAGGGTAAGGGTTGGGGTGTCCTGGCTCCCTAAAGGAAGCTGAGCAAATATGATTGCTCTTGCTTAATTGTATCAATAGAGTTTACAAATATTTATGTCCCTTCTATTCCACCTATTTTGCTAAATAACCTATCTGGGACTAATATAAATTGCAAATACAAAGATAACTGAGCtaacaaagataactgggctGGGCTATCCGCCCATTAATCATGGCACCATCTATCCTAGGCACCACCTAGCCATCTGTTGTACGTCGGCCATAACAGCAAGATTCACTGAAACCTTGCAGTGTGCTGCCTCGGCTTGTTTTTTCTTTATGGTGGTTAATTCAGTTAATAATTAGGCATTCAGATTATTTTGGCTTTAATTGGTGATGCAGGTGTTCCTTGTGTATTTGGTGTTCTAACCTGTGAAGACATGGACCAGGTAATTTGTCATGGTTATGTACATTTTATCAATTGTTACATGCTACCGGATCATGTTTGGTAACCCAAAGCAGGGCAGTTTCTCGATTGTTACTGGATTTCTGGACCACAtcccatatgtttagaaactgATCAGTTCCTGAGCGCCCTGTTCAAAGTTTTGTTTTGAAAAATTGGTTGCTGTTTGAGCTCTGTTACGTTCATTTTTTGTCTTTTTGAATGTTTTTAGTTTTAAAATTTCTGACCAGTAGTAACCTGTAAACAGCCAAGTGTCAAGTTTTCGTTACTGACCAAAATGCTTTTGTTCAAGTTCCGA
Protein-coding sequences here:
- the LOC8068498 gene encoding peptidyl-tRNA hydrolase 2, mitochondrial — its product is MGASASVFSLPTAAALPAAATAVAGAAGCFALGYLLALTRLPRHAAAPGSGGPSDDDSEDDSEEDDDDENSGRSRAAKRAGGGQKRTGLRLLYWARNVVTKSDSARETERSQSQAAASPLEIENLAEIIEDFKMVLVVRNDLKMGKGKIAAQCSHATLGLFKKLQQRAPKSLRRWERCGQVKVVVKVESEEDMLVLQGRAKSLNLPTHITIDAGRTQIAPNSRTVMAILGPADMVDDVTGGLKLL
- the LOC8079602 gene encoding 6,7-dimethyl-8-ribityllumazine synthase, chloroplastic translates to MATAPATSSVATNSPCLRLPSMPLRRAPGAISFPSRPWPATLTSCTGLSRRSDVVAAAGHQKLMGSLTNNEGLRFGVVVARFNEVVTNLLLQGALETFERYSVKAENITVVSVPGSFEVPITAQKLGKSGKFDAILCIGAVIRGDTTHYDAVANSAASGVLNAGLSAGVPCVFGVLTCEDMDQALNRAGGKAGNKGAETALTAIEMASLFRHHLG